AAAACCCACGGATTTAATGACCGTGACCAGTTGGTTGAGCGATCGCGGCTTGCTCGATAAAATTGGCGGAACCAGTAAACTCGCCCAACTCCTCGACCGCACCGTTTCCGCCGTCAACATCGACCGTTACGCCGCCCTCGTCACCGACAAATACCTGCGCCGCCAACTGATTACCGCCGGTCACGAAATCGTCGATCTCGGCTACGAAACCGCCCTCGAACTCGAAAACGTCCTCGACCAATCCGAACAAAAAATCTTCGGACTCACCCAAAAACGTCCCCAACAGGGCTTAGTTCGCCTCTCAGAGACCCTGATTACCGCTTTTGACGAAATCGAGAACCGCCAGCAAAACAACGTCCTTCCCGGCTTAAACTGCGACTTCTACGACCTCGACGCGATGACGGGCGGATTTCAGCGCTCCGACTTAATTATCATTGCCGGTCGTCCCTCAATGGGAAAAACCGCCTTCGGACTCTGTATTGCTGCCAATATCGCCAAAATTCACAACCTTCCCGTCGCCATTTTTAGCTTGGAAATGTCGCAAGAACAGCTAGCGCAACGATTGCTGGCCTCGGAAGCGGGAATCGAAAGCAATCGCCTGCGTTCTGGGCGCTTGAGCCAAAACGAGCTTGAACCCTTGGGGGAAGCGATTGGCACGCTATCGGAATGGCCGATTTTCATTGATGATAGCGCCATGCTAACGGTGATGGAGATGCGATCGCAAGTCCGCCGCCTGCAAGCCGAACAAGGCGGGCAATTGGGCTTAGTTTTGCTCGACTACCTGCAACTGATGGAAGGCGGCGGCGACAACCGCGTTCAAGAACTCTCCAAAATCACCCGTTCTCTCAAAGCAATGGCGCGGGAAGTAAACGCCCCCGTGATTGCACTTTCTCAACTCAGTCGCGGTGTAGAAGCGCGCAACAATAAGCGCCCGATGATGTCAGATTTGAGAGAAAGCGGATCGATCGAACAAGACGCGGACATCGCAATTATGCTTTATCGCGATTCTTACTACAATCCCGACTCGCCAGACCGCAACATTGCCGAAGTTATCATTGCCAAACATCGCAACGGCCCCACCGGAACGATTAAACTGCTCTTTCAACCCGAATTAACTAAGTTTGAAAACTTAGCGCAGCCGCAGAATTACTAATTATTAAACTGGAGAAAAAGGTATTTTGTCAATACCTTTTAAATAATCACTATAGCAATTCTGAAAGAGAACAAAGAGCGAACCGAGCCGCAACCCCTCACCGTAAAAATTATGCTTGTGCGAAGGGATTTTAGATCGCTTTTCTCGCCAAAGGCTAGCCCGATTTCGATGGCAATGGGATGCTTTCAATAGGGACGGAAGAAAATTCGGTCTTGTCAACTAAGTCAACTAATTTTATATCTAGTCGTTTTCCTACGATGGCTGCTGCTCGTTCCATTGTCTGTAAAGTTACAGATGTGTTTTCTGGGTCTAGAAGTCTATCTAGAGCAGAACGGCTAGTGTTCATAGCTAGTGCCATTGCTTTTTTAGTTAGCTTTTGAGCAGCCATTTCTTGAGCGATCTGCCAAGCCAGGACTCGCTTCAAAGCTTTAGTATTCACCTCGCTTAATAATCCTTCTTCTTCAAGAAAATTATCAAACGAAGAACCTATATGAGAGGTTTGATTTGCCATTTTATTGTGCCTCCAGTTTACTTTTACGGTCTAATGCCAAATCTAATTCACCTTTTGGGGTTTTCTGCGTTTTTTTAATAAATCCATGTAGCAAAAACATTCGCTCTTTATGAAGACAAAAAAATACGCGAGCAATACGACGGTTAGGGAGATTGGATCTGACTTCATAGAGTCCTTGCCCTAGGGGACGACAAGTGGGCATCCCTATAGGCCAACCGTATTCAACTGTTTTAATATCAGTACCAACGATTTTGCGTTCTTCGAGAGTAAGTCCCTTGAGCCAATCACGGACTGGCTCATTACCTGTTTCAGTTTGATAGAAACTAGCAGGTATGCGTTTGTCATCCATACCTAACATTATGCACCAAAATTGGTACACTGGCTCGAATCGGTAATTATAGCGCGATGCTACCTAGGGCGAGAGCGAGGGCGAGGGCGAACGCGGCAAATATACCCGGTGTACTGTCCCCCCCTTTTGTATACCTAAACCGCCCTCGAATGCCCCAGAAACCTATCGCTGGCAAGCGATCGCGTTTTGTCGGGTTGTTGCCAAGGGCCAACTGATGAATTCTGGCGGATTTAAAAAGTATTGATAAGCAAGCGCCATCTGTTTCGCCGCCCGCGCGTAAGGAACTCGCCCCGTCGCCGTTCCCAATCCCGGACAAGCGACAATCGAGATTTTCTGCGCTTGGGTTTGATTGTGCTGCCACACCGCCAGTAACATCGCCCACATCGCCCGATAAACGTTATCGGTTTGAGAAATTGCCATCGGGACGCGCATCGTGGGCGTATGGGCAAGGAAGGGATGTTCGGGAATCGGATCGACGAGGATTAACTGGAAATTTGGGGGCTGCATTGTAAAGAGTGCGATCGCGCTGCTCCCTCAAGCATGAAGAAAGTTGTATTTATCGTTATCATAAATTTTAACTTCCAAAAACCGTACTTTCCCGCATGATTAAAAAGGCTCGCGATCGCGCGACCTAAGCTCGATCGCGAGGCCAATCCAAGCAAGAAAGCTCAACTCATCTCCTCTGCGATCGCGCCTTCTCCTTCCCAATTTCGCTTGAGAAATCCTGTTTTCTGAATGCAGATTAACGAAGCTTTACCAAGATTTTTAATCAATATTTAAGATTTGCGACATTTTTGCCCCAAAAAAAATTCTTGCCTTTAGTGTTGAATCAAGACAAGTAGGGTTTGCGCCATCTTGTTGGGGTATTACATTTCTTGAAGTATGAGAATGCCTTCTAACGCTTTACTATTCCTGATTCTGACCGTCTTCATCAGCTTTATCAGCCCGATTATGCTAATTGGAGCAATGATGGCGAGTTTAGTGCTGCTAGGTTATATTCCGGTGGCTGAGGGACTCGCGACGGTAGGAATCGATGCGATCGTGCAATTCCTCGCCACTTTCGGTAGCGGCTGTCCGCTAAGCGGCTTATTCGCGATCGGCTTAACCTGTGCTTTCGTGGGCGGCTTATTCCAAATCTACAACCACTACCGCTACCAACATTAGTTGAAGTTCTGCAACTCGAGAGGATTTGCGATCCGCACTTGCAGTACATGGATTAAAACTCTCTGTGGCGAAAATATTTGCCAATTGGGGCTGGCTCTTACTCGCCCTCACCTATGCGTCAACCTTTATCGTCATCCTCATTCTCGCTTACACCGGCAACATTCCCGAATTTATCCAAAAAATTCCAAGCTACGACAAAATCGGTCATGTTGTCCTCTACAGTCTTGCTAACTATCTCGGACATCGAGTTCTGAAGCGCTTTAAAGTCAAAGGATTTGGCTGGGCGCTTCCCTTATGGCCGTTACTGTTTGCCCTCTTCTGGCTGGGCGCAGAACTCGCGCAACTCATACCAATTCTCCGAGTTCGGACGACACATCTTGAGGCTGAAACCCCTAATATATCTAGGTTTCTTCATTTTTAATTTTTAATTGGTATCACCTCCCCGCAACGGACTTTCAGTTGATTGGACGCGATCGCATCGTTTCTGGGAATCCTGTTAGGGGACTGGCTCGCTGAGAAATCGTGAATAATGGTTGAGATCGAAACAATTTTGCTGCAACAATCGACTACAACTCCCGAACGTCCTCGATCGCGGTGACGGTAAATTACCGTTGCTCAGCCTCGAACCGCTCGCCGCTCTCCCACTTTCCGATCCGGAATTCCGCCTATTATGATGTTAGGAGTAATCGGTCGATAGTCATTGTGTGATTTAAAGCTATGAAGAAACTCTCTATTTACGGGTTAAATGTTCTGAAAAATCGCTGGGGAATGGGAATGGCACTCCCCTTAGCCGCTGCTGGCGCGATCGCATTCCTGCCCCAACTCCCCGACGCGAGGGCGCAAACCTCCGGCGGCGGACGACCGATTGTCGTGCGTTCCGATCGCCAAGAAGCCAATCAAGTCACCGGCGTAGTAACAGCAGTGGGGAACGTCCAAATTAACTACCCCGCGCGCCAAATCAACGCCACTTCCGCCCAAGCGCAATACTTCAGCCAAGAAAATCGCATCGTCCTGATGGGGAACGTTTACGTTCAACGCGGCGGCGGCGATAGCATTCGCGCTGAAACCGTGACTTACCTCATCGACGAACAGCGCTTTATTGCCGAACCTCAAGGCAACAGACAGGTGGAATCGACTTACATCATCTCCGATCCTGAAGCGCCGACTCAACCACCCGTCGCGCCCGCAGCACCCGCTTACAACCCCAAGCCCGCGTTTAAAACGCCGGTTAGTAACTAAGCGAACCAGCACGGACAAACCCCTTGACCCAATAATTCGTAATTCGTAGTTCGTAATTCGTAATTACGAATTACATTTCGGCATTTCGGCATTAATGACCCCAAGCTCAATGACCCCAAGCTCAATGACCGCGAATTAGCAATTACGAATTGGAGCGAAGCGACTTGACTTTAACGTTAAAAAATATACATAAATCCTACGGCAAACGCGCGATCGTCAATCGCGTTAATCTGAGCGTATCTCGCAAAGAAATCGTAGGGTTGCTTGGCCCCAACGGAGCGGGAAAAACCACCACCTTTTACATCGCAACGGGTTTAGTGCGCCCAAACGATGGAACGGTTTGGTTCAATAACCAGGAAATCACCAAGCTTCCTATCAACGAGCGCGCGCACTTGGG
The sequence above is a segment of the Oscillatoria sp. FACHB-1406 genome. Coding sequences within it:
- the dnaB gene encoding replicative DNA helicase, translated to MDSFPPQNIEAEESILGGILLDPNAMGRVADLMIPEAFYISAHQEIYEAARELHRQGKPTDLMTVTSWLSDRGLLDKIGGTSKLAQLLDRTVSAVNIDRYAALVTDKYLRRQLITAGHEIVDLGYETALELENVLDQSEQKIFGLTQKRPQQGLVRLSETLITAFDEIENRQQNNVLPGLNCDFYDLDAMTGGFQRSDLIIIAGRPSMGKTAFGLCIAANIAKIHNLPVAIFSLEMSQEQLAQRLLASEAGIESNRLRSGRLSQNELEPLGEAIGTLSEWPIFIDDSAMLTVMEMRSQVRRLQAEQGGQLGLVLLDYLQLMEGGGDNRVQELSKITRSLKAMAREVNAPVIALSQLSRGVEARNNKRPMMSDLRESGSIEQDADIAIMLYRDSYYNPDSPDRNIAEVIIAKHRNGPTGTIKLLFQPELTKFENLAQPQNY
- a CDS encoding XRE family transcriptional regulator; its protein translation is MANQTSHIGSSFDNFLEEEGLLSEVNTKALKRVLAWQIAQEMAAQKLTKKAMALAMNTSRSALDRLLDPENTSVTLQTMERAAAIVGKRLDIKLVDLVDKTEFSSVPIESIPLPSKSG
- a CDS encoding type II toxin-antitoxin system RelE/ParE family toxin encodes the protein MLGMDDKRIPASFYQTETGNEPVRDWLKGLTLEERKIVGTDIKTVEYGWPIGMPTCRPLGQGLYEVRSNLPNRRIARVFFCLHKERMFLLHGFIKKTQKTPKGELDLALDRKSKLEAQ
- a CDS encoding LptA/OstA family protein, which produces MKKLSIYGLNVLKNRWGMGMALPLAAAGAIAFLPQLPDARAQTSGGGRPIVVRSDRQEANQVTGVVTAVGNVQINYPARQINATSAQAQYFSQENRIVLMGNVYVQRGGGDSIRAETVTYLIDEQRFIAEPQGNRQVESTYIISDPEAPTQPPVAPAAPAYNPKPAFKTPVSN